From candidate division WOR-3 bacterium:
TGTGATTGATGGCAGCACCAATTCGGTAATCGGGGAGATTACGGTCGGGCAACGACCGAGGGATATCGTTGCGGCAACGAGATATAACAAGGTTTATGTGGTAAATGACCTTTCCAATGATGTGACGGTGATTAACGCCCTGAATGACACGGTGATTGCCACTGTGCCGGTCGGGCTTTTCCCCTGGGCGATTTGCTACAACGATAAGGATGGCAAGGTTTATGTCGCCAACCTGATGCAGGGAACGGTTTCAGTGATTGACTGCGAGACCAATCAGAAGGTTCGTGACATCACCGTTGGTGGTGGACCACAGGTACTGTTATGGACAAGTTATCCGAGCAGTTTGGTTTTCTGCGTCAACGGGAGTGTTCAGACCGTTTCCGTTATTGATGGCAAAACCGATTCGGTTATTGCCACGCTGCCGGTAGGTGAGTATCCCTGCGCGCTGGAACAGGCAGATGATTTGGTCTGGGTGGCAAACCGCAACAGTTCATCGCTGACTGCGATTTTCAATCTGCCGGTTTTCCTTGCTGAACAAAGGGGCTTTTCTCTGTCAGGTTTTAACCCAACCTTTTTGCGGGCATTGCCCTTAGTAAAGGATGGGGAAATATTTGATGCTCAAGGCAGGAAGGTGCAGCCGGAAACAAAGGGAGGCATCGGCGTTTTCTTTATCAGGAAAAGGCAGGAAAAGGGATGGGGAAGAGAAAAGGTTATCGTTGTGCATTAATCTTTCTCATCTTTGCAGTTAACGGGGTTGTTTGGGCGCAATGGGAGCCTGACCGGCGCCTGACCAGTAATTCTGGCACCTCCCTCACATCCCGCAACAGCCAGTGGTGTATCGGTGCAAACGGTTCAGGGATGGTTCACATTGTGTTCTATGACGACCGCTCGGGCAACAATGAAATCTATTATCTGCGCTCAACCGATAACGGTTTGAACTGGGGTGCAGAGATGCGCCTGACCGATGACACCGCCAGGTCGTGGACACCATCAATCGCGGTTACCGATTCGGTTGTCCATCTGGTCTGGTTTGATACGAGGGACGGTCCTAATGGCGAGATTTATTATCTGCGCTCAACCGATAACGGGCTTTCCTGGTCTGATGAAGTACGGATGTCCTTTGATACCGCCAGGTCCGAGTTTCCCTGCGTTGCGGCAGAAGGTGAAGATGTGATTTTGGTCTGGCGCGATAACCGCGACAGCCGGTTTTCCTATGAGATTTATTATCGGCGTTCAGGTGATGGCGGTGTGACCTGGTCTGATGAGAGCCGGTTGACAAACGCTGCCGGTATCAAGTGGAACCCTTCGGTGGCAATTAGTGGCAACCTTGTTCATCTGGTCTGGGCGGACAATCGTGATGGCAACTGGAATGTGTATTACAAGCGCTCAACCGATCACGGGGTTTCCTGGGAGGCTGATTTGCGCCTCACCGAAAATGTCTTTGCCCAAGAGTGGCCGTGCGTGGCGGCAAGGGATTCGGTGGTGGTTGTTGCCTACAGTGATAATGAGGATGTTGACGGAGAGTTGTTTTGTGTCCGCTCCTATGATGGGGGTGAAACCTGGCAGGAGCCGGTGAGAATCAGTTGTGGCTCTGCCCAGCCCGGAATCTGGTCGCCCAACATTGCCATTTCCGGAGAAAGGGTGCATGCGGTCTGGTATGATATGAGGGATGGCAACGCCGAGATTTATTATGCCTTTTCAACCGATTCGGGTCAGACCTGGGAGGAGAGGCGCCTGACCGAGGACAGTTCCAGGTCAAACTACCCTTCGGTTGCGCTTGGCGGCACCCTGGTGCATGTTGTCTGGACAGATTTCCGCGACGGTCCGACCGGCGAGATTTATTACAAACGCAACCCAAGCGGAAATGTGGGAATAAAGGAGCAAGGGGATGAACGGTTGAGGGGCACAGGGGGTAAGCCAGTCCTTTTCACTCAGAGGGAGAAAGTTGAAATTTTTGATGCCAGCGGACAGCGGGTTAAAGGAGAACCAGCCTGTGGTGGTGTTTATTTTCTCAAAGGGAAAACGGGTTTTCAAAAGAGGGTGTTTATCCGTTAAAATCGGTAATAGGTGCCTAACTCCTATTCAGGTTTCGAGTCGCCGATTCACCCCGGGGGTCACCCCTCCCCTCACCCGTGGATTTGTCTAAGTTACTAATTTATCAACAATAACAGATTTTCTTGATTAGTTTAATTAAGATAGAAATTTCTTGACAAATTAAATTTCTATAATAATATTGATTTGAAACAACTAAGGAGGTAACCTATGCGGTTTGCCAAGGTCTGCAGGGCCGTTTTTTTTATTTTTGTGCCGGTGGCGCTTTCAAGCGCATCACCGGTTAGGGTCAGGCTGCATCAGCCACCACCAGGGCAGTACGCTTTGGAGCATCTGTGGTGGGTTGACCTTGACAATCAGACCCAAGACACCTACACCTGTTACCTTCACGGTGAGATTTGGGAGGCAAGGCGGGGGCTGGTATTCAAGGGAAATTCAAGGGAGTTTCAGTTGCCACCGGGCAGGCAACGGCGCCAGGGTAGAAAGGATGTTGACCCGCTTTGGGATATCTGGTATGCGCCGGGCTTTGAAGAGTTTGCTTTAAGGACCGGCGGGCTGCCCGAAGGGAATTATCGGTTCATTGTCTTGTTGCAGCCAGATTTGGGCGGTGATACGGTTGAGTTTGATGTCAGCCGTCCTGGTCCGCCAAGGTTGTTATCCCCGCGTGATGGTGCACGACTGAGAGAAGGTGAAAAGAGACCGATGTTCTCCTGGACACCGCCACAGCCACCGGTGCCGGGTGTGAGGTATGTGGTGCGGGTTGTGGAAATCTTGCCCGGTCAGACCAAGGAGGAGGCGATGCGCGCCAATCAATCGTGGTTTGAGAAGCGGGGCGAGGCTCGTGTCAGTTTGCGATATCCGCTTTCCGCGCGCAACCTTGAGAAAGCCAGGCGCTATGCCTGGCAGGTCCGGGCGATTGACCGTAATGGCAATGTGCTTGGTGAGAGCGAAATCTGGGCTTTTTCCTTTGAAGAGACTCGTCCCCCGCCGGTCCGAATTCTGCCGGTGAACATCGGTCGACAAGTAACTCGGACCGACAACTATTATACGGTGGTGCTCACGATTGAAAATAACTCAGGAGATACCTTACGCGACCTCACCGTTTTTGACCGCAGCGGTGCTTTGCAGTGCATTGATGATGCAACGGTGATGCATGGCACGAGCGGTGCTTCTTACCGTTCCACCTTTTGCCGGACTCAGGCAGATTCAACTGGAGCGCATACCGCAGTGATGTTCGGCTGGGAAGGATTGGCACCACATGGAAGGATGATTGTGCGGTATCATGTGGTGCCGGTGCTTCTACCCCATTCCCTTGAGCGTTTAATCACACCAACCGTTGGCGACTCCACCGCCATTTCCTACCGTATTGGTGAAGACTGGACTCTGAGATGTTTCCGAATCCCGTTTTTACCCGCTGATTTCGCTGATGCACTGCGCGCTGCCGACTACTTAATTATTACCTCGCCGGAAAAACTGTTTCACGCCAATCCAGGTGATATGATGGAGGATGTTTACAAATTGCTCGCAACAATGGCGAGACTGGCAAAGGAGAAGTCTGGGGTTCTGGGCTATATTTCCGCGTCCTGGAGATGCGATGATGTCAAGGGTTATTTTAAAGACCGTGTAAGCTTTTGGGGGAGGAGACTTAACCCGAACTGGCTAAGGAGCGGCTACCTTTTAATTGTGGGGCAGGATGACATTGTACCCCCGTGGTCCTATCCAGTAAGAGGGTTTGGCAATGTCCCCTTGTCAGATTATCCCTATGCCGATCTTTCCGGTGATAAACAATGCGAGTTGCGGGTAGGCAGAATTATTGGTTTGAACGCGAGAGAACTTACCATCCCCATTCAAACCAGCCTTGATGTCTGGCAGGGTCGGGCGCGCTATGATGGTAGCCGTGGTCTGATGGTCAGCGCGGCTGAAGGACCTTTTGAACCTTTTGTAGTGTATTCTGCGGAACTATCTGATTCACTTCGTCTAAAAGTCCCGGATGTGTTCTGTATATTTGGTGAACAGTTCATAACCAGAATGAGCATGTTGCGGGAGGCGCTTTGGATTGACTGCGCCGGTGACCTTTTCAAACTGTCACGCTGGATGCTGAGGGAGTGGGTATGGAATGGTCACTCTTTAGGCACCATTGACCGGCTATCAGAAGTTGAATCGATGACCCAGCAAGCGGTGAAGGATTCGGCAATTGCGTTGGCACACCGACTGGTTTCCCCTCCGCTCCGTCCGCCCGCTGATACTACTGCTATTGCCTGGGTTGGAAAGGCGCTGGAATGGGATGTTCTACCTTGGGAGAATAATGTTCCCAATCGTGAGGCGTATCTGAATGCCCTTGCTGGATGGCTTTTGCGACAGCGCGGCATAACACCTCCTGCCGACAGTTTAACCCGGGCGCTGAGAGAGGGGGAGGAGATTCAGTATGCCCGGCGTGGTGAGCGTCTTCTGCCACTCTACAACTACTTTGATACACCAGAAGCAGCCGCTGGCGAACGGAGTAGTTATATTCGGCGGATGGCTCCTGACCGGGACATAATCGGCTATTGCGGGCATGGTGGTGCTGGAAGCTGGGCTTGGACACTTGACGACTGGGCAACCAGTGCCTGTCCAGCAGAGCCGCTCAGTTTTGGCAGCCACCGACCAGTTGTGCTCGGCTACACCTGCAGTAGCGGCGACTACACCGAGAGCGGAGACCATGGTCCTGTAAGCATCGCCCGCTGTTTTATGCGCAATGGTGCCGGCATATATGTCGGTGCCACGAGAGTATCATACTGCTGTACCAATAGAACCCTTTATCTTGAGACCTTTCGGCGCTGGTCAACCCAGGAGTATTTTGGCGACGCCTTTGTTGACCTGAAAAATACTGTGTGTCTGCGCGAGCAAAACTGGATCCTGGAAACGGTAATGTATAACCTTTACGGTGACCCGAAATACCGAAGGAGGTAAAAAATGCGTTTGATAATCGCCATTTTTTTACTTTTCGCCTGTATATCGGCGACTGAACCACTGGAGTCAATTTCCGTAAAAATTCCGGAGTACACCATAAAACAAATTGGCGGTCTGCACTATGTGGAGATTCCGGGTGGCAAACTCTTGATGCATGATGGTCAGCCCCGTCTGCCATTCTATCCGGTTACAGTCAATTACCCGGCAGGATATTATGTTCAGGACGTTACGCTTGTTGAAAAATCGGGGTCCAAGAAAGAAACAGGGATTCGATTGCCTGAGATTCAGATAGCCGTTGATACTGCCGAGAGCTTTCAACCGCCAAGAGCAGCGGTAACCAAAGGCCGGTATCCGGATAAGGATTTTGACTGGCGCATCTGGGATAGCCCGAAAGGCGGCACCGACCTGGTCCTTTCTGTCTATCCCCTGCAGTTCAATTCGGAACCAGGGGAACTGGTTTTCCATGGTGAGTATCAGTTTCGCGTGAAGTATATCAAAACCGGTATTACCATTGTCGGCGCGAGTGCGGATAAAATCGCCTACGAGACAGGAGAGCGGGTTAAATTCGCGCTTAAATTGAATAACAGCGCTGCACCCAAAGAGATTGTTATCAGACCGATGGTGAATGGTCCGGTTGCTATTGAGATACCTGAACATAGAGCAAGAATTGCAGGCGGTGACACTACACTGGTAATAGAATGGGACACCAAAAGTGCGCCATCAGGCGATTACACTATTCAATTACTCATTACTGATGAAAAGGGTAATAGTGTTGGCAAGTCAGAGACAATGGTCCGGCTGGGAATTCCTACTGGAGGGATGATTGAGTTTATTGCTGAACCGAATATTATCCGCATCGGGCAGGATGTCCGATTAACTCTAAAGTTTCAGAATACCGGTTCAATACCGCTTAGCGGGGAGGCTGTTTTTAGGATATTCAAGAACGGTTCGGTTATCAACGAGTTAACCTCGCCATTTGCTGCTCTCGCCCCTAATTCGACAACGACTTTGACCCAAACCTGGAAGACAGACAAGGCGGAGAAGGGCGTTAACTATTATGTTACTGCGTTTGTCCGCTATGATGGCAATACAACTCCCGCCCAGCAGATTCTTCTGAGCACAAACCAGCAACCGGTGGCAAAATTTCTTATGACACCAGAAGTGCCGATGGTAGGTGAACAGGTTTCCTTTGATGCCTCGGGGTCAACCGATGGTGATGGTAAGATAGTTGATTATAATTGGGAATTTGGTGATGGGGCAATTGCCCAGGGTGTCAAGACAAAGCACAAATATCAACTTCCTGGTGTCTATGAGGTGAAACTCATTGTTACTGACAATGAAGGTGGGAAGACAACGATAACCAGGCAGGTTGAGGTAAAGGAGTAAAAGAAGGAGGTTTTGTGAAATTTTTCAAACTGTCTGTGATACTCATTTTGACCATCTTAGCAATCAGCCTAGGGCGAACCCCGGCGAAAGTAACAGTCCAGCTCCATATTCCACCCCAAGGTCAGTGGCAGATAGAAAATCTGTGGCATGTTGAGTTAAACAATCAGGATGGAAGCACCTACCACAATGTCTGGCTGCATGGCGAGATTCATCATAAGGAGAAAAAGGTCTTGGTGTATCGGGCTAACTCCAACAAGCTCAACCTGCCACCGGGCAAGACTACAAAAAGGCTTCAAGACATCAAGTTGCAGGACCAGTGGTACCGGCAAGGCTATGAGGTCTTCTATCTCCGCTCCGGTACCATCCCCGAAGGTAACTACGAGTATATCGTTACCCTGATGCCGGATTTAGGTGGCGACACTGGGCAGTTTGTAGTCCGCAAGCCGGCTCCGCCAAGACTTCTCGCACCACCCGATGGCGCCCAGTTGTGGGGTATAAATCCCGTGGTGTTTGATTGGACTTCGGTATTTCCGCCACAGGTGATTCCGATACCTCAGCAGAAAGTGAAATATACTTTGCGTATCGTTGAGATTCTCCCTGGACAGACTAAGGAGGAGGCGCTCAGTACCAACCAGCCGTGGTTTGAGCAAACTACCATCAACTTAACCCAGCTCACCTATCCGACATCGGCAAAGAGTTTTGAAGCGAACAAGGAGTATGCCTGGGAGGTAGTTGCCCAAGTCGGCTCCTTGACCCTGACCAGCGAGAAGCGCAGGTTCAAGCGCGCCAATATTCCCCAGAAACCCGCGGAACTCCAGTGCCTGACGGTGGAACGGCGGGTTGAGCGAAAAGCGAATTATTTTAAGGTCTTCATTGATGTCAAGGTTCTTGCCGATGTTGAAGACCTGACATTCCAGGTCTGGAATACCTGGTTTCAGTGCATCCCAACCTCTGTTGCAGAGGGCGCAGACATCAAGGCGACTGACTACTCCGGCACCCGGACCAGGTGGCAGAAAAATGTCGGGAAAAAGAGTAAAGGAGCGAACTTCACACTGGAGTTCCACGCCGTGCCTATTTTGTGGTCGGAGGAGAGCGGCTGGTGGTGGAATGAGCCCTACATTCTCTGTGACTCAGTAGTCATCACCTACAGCCGGAATGGGAAGAACTATGTGCGGCGACCGGACCTCTCCTTCTATCCGCACCACGAGGTGAATGCCGCCCTCGCGTCCGCAGACTTAATCATCGTTACCTGCCCGAAAAAACTCTATTGGGCATACGACGACAATGAGGTGCACGAGCTGCTGAGGTGGTGCGGTCAAGTAGCCTGGAAAATGGCTGGTGTCCTCGGCTACATTGAGGAGACGACTTCTGGGTGGCAACTTAAGAGCATGCTCAACCGTGGCGGTTTTTGGGACAAGCTCTTGTCACCGGCGTTCCGAAGTTATGGCGGTACTTGGTCTGGCGGTTATGTCTTCCTCGTAGGCGAGCACAACATCGTGCCATCTTGGCTTATAACGGGACTGAACGTAAAATGGAGCGGTGATTATGTCACAACCCAAGTCAGGTTCTCCGACTTTCCCTATTCTGACTGCACCGGCGACTGGATTGTTGACCTTAATGTCGGTCGGGCAATCGGAAGTTCGGCAGAAGAACTCAGCCAGTTGGTTGAGAACACCGCGAAGCACCCATTCAATCCGGCTCGTGCGGGACTGGTCAGTGGCTATGACGATGACTCCGATGTACTGGATAATTTCCAGAGCGCGACCAAGGAAGGTGCCAGCACGCTCCGGTGGATGGGGGTTCAGACCCGCGTGGAACACATCGGGGTTTTGCCCCAAGGGGAGAAACTGCCCAAGATGAGCTCACTATGTAATGTAAAGAATATAGTCTCATTCTGCGGTCACGGGAATGTGAACGTATGGGGTGACGTGGTTGCAGCTTGGGACGTTGATTTGCTCCCCAATAGCTACTCAGGATGCTGGTTTATGGCATTCTCGTGCCTGACCGGTAACTACGATGACATTAACGCAATCTCCCGTGCTTTCACAAAAAAGCAGGGTGTGCTCGGCTACATCGGCTCAACCGAGATCTCGGCTGTTGCCATCAACCACCGTCTCCAGTGCTGCTGGTTCTGGTTAATGTGTAATAACCATAGCTGGTCTCCGGGCAAAGCGCTTTTCGAGATGAAGTACTGGTACTGCCCGGATGGGAGCAAGTATGAGAGACTGGCTGCCTATGAGTATAACCTCTATGGCTGTCCGAAATAAGGAGGATTGAGATGATGAACCATAGATTCCGATTCTGGACGGCACCTTTTGTGGTGCTTTGGGTTGCTTTTGCCTTCGGTCAGAAACCACCTACCGAGCTGAAGATATCGCTCCCGAAGTACGAAGTGAGAAGGGTTAGAAACCTGGACTATGTGCAAATCCCGAGAGGTTTGATACTTATTGAAGAGGAGGGACGACCAGAGGTGCCGTACTATGTGCATTCCATTGACTATCCAAAGGGATACCGGGTCCAAGATGTTGTCCTGAAGGAGCGTTCCGGGATGGAAACCGCGACCGGTCTCAGGCTGCCGGTGGTGATACTGGATATGAATGCCAGGGGACCGGTGGAGATGAAACCCGGGTTGTATCCTAACCGGACATTCACCTGGCGGGTCGTTGAGATGCCCGATGGAGGTTCCCGGCTCAAGGTTACACTATACCCCTTTGACTACGACCCACAGACCGCCACAGCTACCTACTACCGCAACTATGTGTTCGCCATCAATCTCGCCACCACATCGCTCAAACTGACCCTGACCACTGACAAGCCCGCTTACGCGCCGGGCGAAACGGCAAGGCTAAGGCTCAAGATTGAAAATGTCGGCGATAAGCAGGATGTCACCATCGGTGTGTCGCTTGTTCACGGTCCAACCGGTGAGATGGTCAAAAAGTTACCGGGAAAGTCACTTACGGTCCCAACCGACACTTCATCGGTAACTCTTGATTTCCCCACTTCCGGCATTCCAAACGGCGACTACTACTTTGATGTTACCATCAGTAGCGCCGATGGCAAGGTGCTGGACAAAGAGCAGACCGGTCTGCGCATCGGGATTCCTGAAGGTAAAATGACCGGTTTTGAGGTTACGCCGCAACATTTTAAGATCGGCGACACGATAAAGTTCTCTCTCGGCTTCCAAAACACCGGCTCAACCATTCTCTCCGGCAAGGCGGTGTGTGATGTCCGGGTCAGGGACTCGGTGGTCGTCAGCAAGACCCGTGACTTCACGGACCTGAATCCGGGCAAATCTCAGCAGTTTACCGAGGTATGGAGCACTGCCGAGGCAAAGGAAAATGTGCTCTATACGGTGGTTGGATATGTAACCTACGAAGCCACGGCAACGCCGGCAGAGAAGGTGGTCATCAGCACTAACGCAGCACCATCCGCTGGCTTCACCTTCTCTCCTGAGACACTGCGAGCGGAGCAGGAGGTCAAGTTTGATGCCAGTGAGTCAAAGGACCCTGATGGTAAGGTGGTCAAGTATCAATGGGAATTCGGCGACGGCGGTAAAGGTGAGGGTGCTAATGTGACTCACCGCTACGCCGAGCCCGGAGAGTTTGCGGTTACACTTACTATTACTGACGACGGCGGGCGTCCAGCCACAGTGACCAAGACCCTGATGGTGAGCGAGTAGCCGGCGGTGCGTAGCACAGCAAGGGAGGTATATGTGAATGGAAGAGATCATAGAAAAGTCGGATTCTGGTTTTTTTTGCTCTGGGCTGGATGGGTGGTAGCGAGACCGGTAGAGTTTTCCGGTTCGGCAACTCTGCAGGGAAATGCGGAGTTTATCAGCGGTGATACATTAAGGAAGCCTTACACAAATCTGACATTCACCCTGAGTCCCACTTTAACGGTGTTTGGCATTCCCATTACCACCGATATATTGCTTTCAACGATGGAGAGCGACCTCAGGCAGGCGTTGAATAAGGTTAGAATCGGGATTGACCCGATAAGTTTAATACGCCAGAA
This genomic window contains:
- a CDS encoding sialidase family protein, with the translated sequence MGKRKGYRCALIFLIFAVNGVVWAQWEPDRRLTSNSGTSLTSRNSQWCIGANGSGMVHIVFYDDRSGNNEIYYLRSTDNGLNWGAEMRLTDDTARSWTPSIAVTDSVVHLVWFDTRDGPNGEIYYLRSTDNGLSWSDEVRMSFDTARSEFPCVAAEGEDVILVWRDNRDSRFSYEIYYRRSGDGGVTWSDESRLTNAAGIKWNPSVAISGNLVHLVWADNRDGNWNVYYKRSTDHGVSWEADLRLTENVFAQEWPCVAARDSVVVVAYSDNEDVDGELFCVRSYDGGETWQEPVRISCGSAQPGIWSPNIAISGERVHAVWYDMRDGNAEIYYAFSTDSGQTWEERRLTEDSSRSNYPSVALGGTLVHVVWTDFRDGPTGEIYYKRNPSGNVGIKEQGDERLRGTGGKPVLFTQREKVEIFDASGQRVKGEPACGGVYFLKGKTGFQKRVFIR
- a CDS encoding C25 family cysteine peptidase → MRFAKVCRAVFFIFVPVALSSASPVRVRLHQPPPGQYALEHLWWVDLDNQTQDTYTCYLHGEIWEARRGLVFKGNSREFQLPPGRQRRQGRKDVDPLWDIWYAPGFEEFALRTGGLPEGNYRFIVLLQPDLGGDTVEFDVSRPGPPRLLSPRDGARLREGEKRPMFSWTPPQPPVPGVRYVVRVVEILPGQTKEEAMRANQSWFEKRGEARVSLRYPLSARNLEKARRYAWQVRAIDRNGNVLGESEIWAFSFEETRPPPVRILPVNIGRQVTRTDNYYTVVLTIENNSGDTLRDLTVFDRSGALQCIDDATVMHGTSGASYRSTFCRTQADSTGAHTAVMFGWEGLAPHGRMIVRYHVVPVLLPHSLERLITPTVGDSTAISYRIGEDWTLRCFRIPFLPADFADALRAADYLIITSPEKLFHANPGDMMEDVYKLLATMARLAKEKSGVLGYISASWRCDDVKGYFKDRVSFWGRRLNPNWLRSGYLLIVGQDDIVPPWSYPVRGFGNVPLSDYPYADLSGDKQCELRVGRIIGLNARELTIPIQTSLDVWQGRARYDGSRGLMVSAAEGPFEPFVVYSAELSDSLRLKVPDVFCIFGEQFITRMSMLREALWIDCAGDLFKLSRWMLREWVWNGHSLGTIDRLSEVESMTQQAVKDSAIALAHRLVSPPLRPPADTTAIAWVGKALEWDVLPWENNVPNREAYLNALAGWLLRQRGITPPADSLTRALREGEEIQYARRGERLLPLYNYFDTPEAAAGERSSYIRRMAPDRDIIGYCGHGGAGSWAWTLDDWATSACPAEPLSFGSHRPVVLGYTCSSGDYTESGDHGPVSIARCFMRNGAGIYVGATRVSYCCTNRTLYLETFRRWSTQEYFGDAFVDLKNTVCLREQNWILETVMYNLYGDPKYRRR
- a CDS encoding PKD domain-containing protein; this translates as MRLIIAIFLLFACISATEPLESISVKIPEYTIKQIGGLHYVEIPGGKLLMHDGQPRLPFYPVTVNYPAGYYVQDVTLVEKSGSKKETGIRLPEIQIAVDTAESFQPPRAAVTKGRYPDKDFDWRIWDSPKGGTDLVLSVYPLQFNSEPGELVFHGEYQFRVKYIKTGITIVGASADKIAYETGERVKFALKLNNSAAPKEIVIRPMVNGPVAIEIPEHRARIAGGDTTLVIEWDTKSAPSGDYTIQLLITDEKGNSVGKSETMVRLGIPTGGMIEFIAEPNIIRIGQDVRLTLKFQNTGSIPLSGEAVFRIFKNGSVINELTSPFAALAPNSTTTLTQTWKTDKAEKGVNYYVTAFVRYDGNTTPAQQILLSTNQQPVAKFLMTPEVPMVGEQVSFDASGSTDGDGKIVDYNWEFGDGAIAQGVKTKHKYQLPGVYEVKLIVTDNEGGKTTITRQVEVKE
- a CDS encoding C25 family cysteine peptidase, whose translation is MKFFKLSVILILTILAISLGRTPAKVTVQLHIPPQGQWQIENLWHVELNNQDGSTYHNVWLHGEIHHKEKKVLVYRANSNKLNLPPGKTTKRLQDIKLQDQWYRQGYEVFYLRSGTIPEGNYEYIVTLMPDLGGDTGQFVVRKPAPPRLLAPPDGAQLWGINPVVFDWTSVFPPQVIPIPQQKVKYTLRIVEILPGQTKEEALSTNQPWFEQTTINLTQLTYPTSAKSFEANKEYAWEVVAQVGSLTLTSEKRRFKRANIPQKPAELQCLTVERRVERKANYFKVFIDVKVLADVEDLTFQVWNTWFQCIPTSVAEGADIKATDYSGTRTRWQKNVGKKSKGANFTLEFHAVPILWSEESGWWWNEPYILCDSVVITYSRNGKNYVRRPDLSFYPHHEVNAALASADLIIVTCPKKLYWAYDDNEVHELLRWCGQVAWKMAGVLGYIEETTSGWQLKSMLNRGGFWDKLLSPAFRSYGGTWSGGYVFLVGEHNIVPSWLITGLNVKWSGDYVTTQVRFSDFPYSDCTGDWIVDLNVGRAIGSSAEELSQLVENTAKHPFNPARAGLVSGYDDDSDVLDNFQSATKEGASTLRWMGVQTRVEHIGVLPQGEKLPKMSSLCNVKNIVSFCGHGNVNVWGDVVAAWDVDLLPNSYSGCWFMAFSCLTGNYDDINAISRAFTKKQGVLGYIGSTEISAVAINHRLQCCWFWLMCNNHSWSPGKALFEMKYWYCPDGSKYERLAAYEYNLYGCPK
- a CDS encoding PKD domain-containing protein; this translates as MMNHRFRFWTAPFVVLWVAFAFGQKPPTELKISLPKYEVRRVRNLDYVQIPRGLILIEEEGRPEVPYYVHSIDYPKGYRVQDVVLKERSGMETATGLRLPVVILDMNARGPVEMKPGLYPNRTFTWRVVEMPDGGSRLKVTLYPFDYDPQTATATYYRNYVFAINLATTSLKLTLTTDKPAYAPGETARLRLKIENVGDKQDVTIGVSLVHGPTGEMVKKLPGKSLTVPTDTSSVTLDFPTSGIPNGDYYFDVTISSADGKVLDKEQTGLRIGIPEGKMTGFEVTPQHFKIGDTIKFSLGFQNTGSTILSGKAVCDVRVRDSVVVSKTRDFTDLNPGKSQQFTEVWSTAEAKENVLYTVVGYVTYEATATPAEKVVISTNAAPSAGFTFSPETLRAEQEVKFDASESKDPDGKVVKYQWEFGDGGKGEGANVTHRYAEPGEFAVTLTITDDGGRPATVTKTLMVSE